Proteins encoded in a region of the Zea mays cultivar B73 chromosome 4, Zm-B73-REFERENCE-NAM-5.0, whole genome shotgun sequence genome:
- the LOC100282039 gene encoding glucan endo-1,3-beta-glucosidase 4 precursor — MRRRGRLPAALWLVVVTLAALVARPACAAWCIARSEASDKALQSALDYACGPARGADCAPIQASGLCYLPNTLAAHASYAFNSIFQRSRAAPGACDFAGTATVTVTDPSYGSCTYPSSPSTAGQTGSPGSTSMPGTPTSLSPKGTGSTGGLNPPDVDSTDSNAKPLATTSLPSLALSCFMYIFLQLW; from the exons ATGCGGCGGCGCGGGCGCCTCCCCGCGGCGCTGTGGCTCGTTGTCGTGACGTTGGCGGCGCTGGTGGCGCGACCTGCGTGTGCGGCGTGGTGCATCGCGCGGAGCGAGGCCTCGGACAAGGCGCTGCAGTCGGCGCTGGACTATGCGTGCGGCCCCGCGAGGGGTGCCGACTGCGCGCCCATCCAggccagcggcctctgctacctgCCCAACACCCTCGCCGCGCATGCCTCTTACGCCTTCAACTCCATCTTCCAGCGCTCCCGCGCCGCGCCGGGGGCCTGCGACTTCGCCGGCACCGCCACCGTCACGGTCACGGACCCTA GTTATGGATCATGCACCTACCCTTCATCTCCAAG CACTGCCGGGCAAACAGGATCACCTGGTTCAACGTCCATGCCAGGGACTCCCACGTCCTTGTCGCCAAAAGGCACCGGGAGCACTGGAGGATTAAATCCACCTGACGTCGATTCGACCGACTCCAATGCTAAACCTCTGGCGACCACATCCCTCCCATCTCTTGCTCTGTCCTGTTTCATGTATATTTTCTTGCAGTTGTGGTGA
- the LOC100282039 gene encoding glucan endo-1,3-beta-glucosidase 4 isoform X1 has protein sequence MRRRGRLPAALWLVVVTLAALVARPACAAWCIARSEASDKALQSALDYACGPARGADCAPIQASGLCYLPNTLAAHASYAFNSIFQRSRAAPGACDFAGTATVTVTDPSQLWIMHLPFISKHCRANRITWFNVHARDSHVLVAKRHREHWRIKST, from the exons ATGCGGCGGCGCGGGCGCCTCCCCGCGGCGCTGTGGCTCGTTGTCGTGACGTTGGCGGCGCTGGTGGCGCGACCTGCGTGTGCGGCGTGGTGCATCGCGCGGAGCGAGGCCTCGGACAAGGCGCTGCAGTCGGCGCTGGACTATGCGTGCGGCCCCGCGAGGGGTGCCGACTGCGCGCCCATCCAggccagcggcctctgctacctgCCCAACACCCTCGCCGCGCATGCCTCTTACGCCTTCAACTCCATCTTCCAGCGCTCCCGCGCCGCGCCGGGGGCCTGCGACTTCGCCGGCACCGCCACCGTCACGGTCACGGACCCTAGTCA GTTATGGATCATGCACCTACCCTTCATCTCCAAG CACTGCCGGGCAAACAGGATCACCTGGTTCAACGTCCATGCCAGGGACTCCCACGTCCTTGTCGCCAAAAGGCACCGGGAGCACTGGAGGATTAAATCCACCTGA